The region CACTGTACGAACTGCAAATCCTCAACAGCGCCGGCAAGAAGAGCCCAGGACTCGGCGACTGCGGCGCGATCTACCAAATCCGCTCTCCGGACGTAAACGCAGCGCTGCTACCAGGCGAGTGGCAAACGATCGATCTGGAATACCAAGCGGCTCAGATCGGTAAGAATGGTTTCATGACCGAAAAAGGTGCTGCACGCGTCACGGTGTGGCTGAACGGAAAGCTGATCCATGACGACTTCAAATTGTCGCTTCGTCGCAACAAGTATGCCGCGTACCCCGAGGAACCGACCTCGCCGATCGTTCTACAGGATCATGGTTCCAAGGTTCGATTTAGAAATATCTGGGTGGAAGAGAAGAAGCCCCTTCCATAGTCGAACACGCTTGGCGGCCTGGACGGGCTAACAGAGCAGGTTAATTCCAGTGCTTTCAAGACACTCAGATTGAACCCCGAATGTGAATAGTCAACTCATGAAACTACCTCTTCTATTTCTGAGCTACCTTCTCCTCTTTGCCAGCACGGCCTTTGCTGCCGAGCAAACCGATGCTGCTGCCAAGCCAAACATTCTGTTCATTTTTGCCGACGACTGGGGTTGGGGCGATCTCAGCTGTCATGGGCATCCGTATCTGAAGACACCCAATATCGATCGGCTGGCGAGAGAAGGAACGGATTTCACGAGATTCACCGTCGCTAGTGGTGTTTGTTCACCGAGCCGTACGGCCGTGATGACCGGGCATTTTCCAGCACGTTACAACATCGACGGTCACTTCGCCGCGGTACAAAGTAACGCTAAACGCGGGATGCCTGATTGGCTCGACCCGAAGGCGCCGACACTTCCCAAGATGTTACAGTCAGCCGGCTACGCGACGGCACACTTTGGAAAGTGGCATCTTGCGAACAACATGATTCCGGACTCGCCTCTACCGAAAGACTACGGTTACGACGAATACGGAGCATTCAACTGCGCTGGTCAGCAGATGCCGGTACATGAAGACTCCGCTCATGCGATCGCATTCATCGAAAAACACGCCGCTGCGAAGAAGCCGTTTTTTATCAACTTGTGGATGCACGAGCCACACACACCATTTCACACTTTGCCCAAATATCGTAGGCGTTTTCCCGAACTGGAGGATACGGACAATGTTTATGCGTCAGTCCTTTCACACGCCGATGACCGCATCGGCGAACTCCTTGCCACACTGGATCGATTGAAGCTGACCGAAAACACGCTGGTGATTTTTAGCTCGGACAATGGTCCCGCAGGTAGCGGTCGTGGCGGCAAACTAACAACGATGTACGATTCCGCGACTGGAGAGGGATTTGGAGGTGGATGCAGCGTCGGAACGACCGGCGGTCGAAACGGCCGTAAGAAGTCAATTCTACTAGGCGGGATTGGCGTCCCATTCATTGCACGCTGGCCAGGGAGGATCAAGGCCGGCGCCATCAACGACGTCTCGTGGCTCTCCGCGGTCGATCTGTTGCCGACTTTCTGCGAGATCGCAGGTGCAAACCTCCCCAACGGGTACGTGCCTGACGGCATGAGCCAATTAGCGACGTTGCAGGGGGCCGAACTTGCAATGCGCGACAAGCCGCTGTTTTGGAAGGGAATTCCAAGTCGCAATGGTCCCGTCTATTCGGTACTTGACGGGAATTGGCGACTATTGACCAGTATGGACTTCGAGGTACTCGAGCTTTACAACGTGGAGCAGGATCCTCTGGAAAAAAACAATTTGAAGTCAACGCAGCCAGAAGTTGCCGGCAAGTTGCTGAAGAAACTTCTAGCCTGGCATGCGACGCTTCCGGAAAAATCCAATGCGGAGTGTTTCTCCAAGTATCGCGACCGCAGAGCAGGCCCGCTGCCCCTGGAAGTCAAGCCGCTCTTTCAGTTCAATCCGTCTCGATAACACTTTTGTCGTTGAGAATCCATTGCCGCAGCTGATTTGATGGTTCCGACGATTTCAAGCAGTTCCGCTGCCTTGCCTCGTAGCCCGCGTGGACGTTTTATTTGCGAAACTCATGGAAACGAAGGGACGCTTTGTGTTCAAAAAATGCACTACACGAGACTACACACTTTGCACTGTGAATACGCGCTTTTCCCGAGAGTTGATACGATGAAATACGAAGATTTGCAATGTTTTACAAATCTTCGCAAACTACTTCTGTGACACGGTTTCAGGCTTAAAGGGCAGGGCTTCCTAGGCGGCCTCATAACCTCGAGGTCGTCGGTTCAAATCCGGCCCCCGCCACTTAAACCCTGGTTTAGCAAATAAAGCTCAACCAGGGTTTTTTCGTGCCTTCGCTTAGGCTGTGGTAGAAGTTCGACGTTTTATCCCATGGACACGCAATGAGTTGCGAGGACGTGATTTTTCTTCGCAAGTGTCTCTGTCTAAGAGAGACATAACCTGGCAGTTCTCACCGAGGCCAATGAACGGCTCAATTTCACGTTTGTCTCACCAATTTCTCAGAGACACTACCGCCGGGTTAATAGGTTGTTGGTTTCGGTAGAGCTAGGCAGACGCGAACCGAGGCTTCCTTAGCGCTGAACAATAATTCGTCGGAGACTGGCTTGCAATCAGCGAGGGACTCGGTGTTTGCTAGTCGTTCGGAAGTTGGGTAGTATACCCCCATATTTGTACCGCAACACATGGGCACGTGTTATACATGTCCTCGCAGCGTCTTGGGGACATGGTATCAAGCGGACTCAGAGAAATATTTCGGCGCGAACCGGGCTTATACAGAGAGCTCTCTTAAAAAACCGTTCGACCAGAATTATGGAATGACAATACTTCATGGCTAAGAAGGCTCAACCACCATCCGGCCCTTCAGCCGCTCCACCAAAAGATCCGCAGCCCAGTGTTGATAGGATTGACGATTTGGCGCGGCGAGTTCTCATCGGCGACATCCTGCTGCCAAAGTTCCAACGCGATTTAGTGTGGAAGCGTCAACAGATTCTCGACCTTCTCGACTCCGTGGGGCTGAACTATCCAATTGGTAGTTTGCTTCTATGGCAAAGCCGTCAAGAATTGCGCAGCGAGAACTGCATCGCAGATTTGGAGATTCAACTTCCCAAGCCAGACTATCCGGTCAACTATCTCCTTGATGGCCAGCAGCGATTGTCAACGATTTGTGGTGCTCTCCATTGGAATGGCGACGATCCCAACAGTGTTTGGAACATCGCGTACGATCTTCGCCATCGCCAGTTCGTGCATCTCGATTCCTTGGACGATCCACCTCAACACTTTGTAAGGATGAACAAGTTGGCTGATGGCGCAGGGTTCTACAAGTACTGCGCAACTCTGGACTCGCTCAGTGCACCAGATAAAGACACGCTCAAAGAAAACGCCGACCTGCTGTTCAACCGGTTTAAGGATTACAAAGTGGCCACCGTCACACTGGGTGACATGTCCATTCAAGACGTTGCGCCGATTTTCGAGCGAATCAACAGTACTGGAACTCGGCTTACAATCGTCGACCTTATGCGTGCCGCGACATGGAGCCAAGACTTTGACCTGATCGACTCGATTGACGACGTCCTCGCAGTACTTGAATCTAAGGATTTCGGCGGAATCGACCGCAAAGTTGTTCTCCGTGTAATGTCGGCTGCTGCTGGTGGCGGCTTCTCCGTTGAAAGCATCGACGCCCTGCGGAATTACGATTCGGATGTCCTTAAGGCGGCCATGGATGCTTCCCAAGCCGCGTTTGAGAAGGCGGTAGACTTTTTGGTAACTCAAATACGCATACCGAGCGATTCAATTGTTCCCTACGCAAATCAAGTTGTGGTACTTGCAGAACTTTTCCGGCAATGTCCGAAGCCTTCCGCCGCGCAGTACAGTGCAATCACGAAGTGGTTTTGGCGTTCCGCTATCAGTGGGTACTTCTCAGGGTGGAATACCGGAAATATGTCGCGCGACAAACAGGCGGTTGTGGATTTCCTAGCGGGAAAGACTTCTGAAATGGAGGTTACCGCGTACAAGCCGAACCATATGATTTGGCAGCAAAAAGTGTTTCGTGCTGATAATGCTCATGCTAAAACTCTTGCGATCATTTTGGCACACAATGCACCCGTTGACTTATTGACTGGTCAACATATTGACGTGTCCAAATCGCTGTCGTGGACGAATGCCAAAGAATATCACCACTTCTTTCCTCGTGACTATTTGAAAACTGTTGGTGTTTCGGCGAACCTGTCGAACTGCTTGGCAAATATTGTCATGCTCACGTCGGTCAGCAACAAACGTATTACCAATCGCCCCCCGTCAGATTATCTGAAAGACGTACAGAGAGCGGGGAGTACCAATCTTGACCGATGGCTCGCATCTAATTTGATTTCCGATGCAGCATTCAAGGCCGCGATGGCCGATGACTATCAGACATTTATCGAAGAACGATCGCAGACAATCGATGAGCGCGTTTCCCAACTTACCGACTGGTGACGTGCGATAGAACAAGCGTATGAACGCGCGGCGGCCGATCGCGCTATTTTTAAGTGGAGCATTATTCTCGGTGGCCCAGTGATGCGGGAAGTTCTGCGATAAGTAATTGCACAAGGATCACACGTTATATGAAACTCCGTGGTAACGATGGCGTTGAGATAGATATTCCAACCGGGGAAACGGGACTTCAGGGGAACGATGGTCGAATGGTCGCGATACCAAAAGGGAAAGTCGGTGTCCAAAATACTTCTGGGCGTATGGAAGCAAATAGTCGTAAGACGAATGTATCCGGGTCGCGATGTCAGGCCCGTTGACAACCGCCCGTGGCGACCAGTTGATCCCTTAATGTTTGGATGCAGCGAATAGACAGATATCGGAGTGATTGAGTGTCCGGATGGGAGAACCAAGAGGCGGGAGACTGGGGCGAGGGCATCGTCAAGGCCGCGTTATCTGGTGGACGAATCACTTCAGCTTCGTTGGACCCTGACCTAGGTGAAGACCTTCTAATCGAAGTTGCCGGTCGCGAAGCGTCCGCAACCGGCAGTCATGCTAAGGCAGCGCTCGTCCAGGTAAAGGCCTGCTTCCAAGAGTGCAAGTCCGATGAAATCAAGGTGTCTGGCATCAAAAAGACCAAGTTGATGAGGTGGAGTTCCCAGCAACTCCCTGTCTTTGTTGTTGCCGTTCCAGGATTCTCGACACGAACCCCTAGATTTTACGTTAAAGCTGTTGATGAGTTTCTGGAGGAGAACTTTTCCGGTGTTGAAATTCGGGATATAGCAAGAGAAACCCTTACGGTCACGGCCCGCCATACGGAAGACATCGCCAATTGGCTAATCAACAAGATTGAAGATTTCCACCGAGCGGTGGATGCAGATCTGGCTGCACTTTCAACATCAGACAAGCGGAACGAGCACTTTGAAATTGTGCGAAGGGGCAAACCTGACCCACTTGGCCAAATGGCAAGACATGTATCATGGAAGGTAATATGGTCTTCGAGACGTAGACCAGCCTATTTTGCTGCCATGATCGCCGAACTCTTTCGCGAAGCACATCAAACATACGCGGACCTGAATGCGCCCGCCTACGTATCTTTTCATATTTATCGCTCGCAATACGATATGACTCACAACATGGCAGTTGCGAGGGTGCACTGGATTGACGATCTCCATCCGAGATTCGCACTAGCCGCACGGGCTGTAGATCGCCAAAACCCTACCATCGAGTACGTCGAAACGCTCCCCGAGTACAGAGTGTTTGTCGAGTCGATGGCCGCCGATGCCTCAGTCTTCGTGGGTCAAGTTAAGCTGGTCGCGCCGAAGTTTGATGAATTCGCCCGCAAACTCCTAGCCGCTGAAGCGGATGGAGAACGGGGAAAGGAGTTTTGGACAGCGGAGGTGATTGCAGAGATGGAAGAACTAGAAAGTCTTTGGGACAACGTGCCATTGGCACCCCCCGAATTCAATACGCTACAAGAGGTCCTTAGTAGTTACGTCGAGGCTTTGACTGGGCACAGAATCTTCGCGGGCAAAGCCCACTGGAATCCAAAGGGCGAGAGCGAACGCTATCGATTGGAAACCGCAGAAGAAGTCCAGTGCTACTACGGTACTTGGTGGGTATTGCTAAAGAACAGTGGATGGAGCAGTCCATAGTATTGGAGGGCCTAACGCATCTCACTGAGCCAAAGAACTCTGCGCTCATTCCCTGTCAATGGAAATCAGAACCTGCCAGTTGTGCGACGTTGTAGCGACCGAGTTATTTATTGGAAGTGATAGGTGGCACAGTTAAAAAAAACAATCGTGCGAATCTTTGAGTTATGGAACTGCAAAGTCAAGGAACCCTGAATTATGGAAGTATCAAAAGCAACATGTAAGCGAATCTTTGCAATCTAAGTGATTGCCTAGCTCCGGGACATGATGAAAATGCAGGTCTATATTTGGCTCACTTGTGTACGCCACTTGGGTTGGAAAAGCCTCGCGATCTATTCCGAGATAAAGACATGACCATGGATGTTCTCAAACAGATTGTGACTTCGGTTGACTTCTGGAAGCTATTTGCTCCAGCTTGTTTAGCGATTCTTGCATGGCTACTGAACGAGAAAAGCAAGAGAAGTGAAGATCGCTGGAAAATGAAACGAGAGGCATGCATTCAGGCGTTGAACATCGCTAATGGGGTACTTAGCAATTACCAGTACGCCAATGTTCCCGAGGGAGATATCGTGAAGGAACAAGTAGATACGATTCAAGCTCGACGCTGCATGGATACATTAGCTTGCACCTGTAAAAGTCCGGATGTTTTGGCAACGTTTAAGAGAATTCTATTTGGAGAAGTAAGTCCCGATTCGATTCTTGATCTAAGAAATGCTGTGAGAAAAGAACTTGGCTTCGGCAGGAAGGCAATCGATACCGATCGGGAAAAGGCATTTATCGGCAAGCTTGGCGCGGACCGAGGAAAATCATTATGACAATCGTGTTATGCTTAAACTCATTCATTGTTCAAATATTTAGCAGGCATGAGCGACTGTAACATTGAAAAGATCGCCTTGACAGGGGCAAAGTTATGTCCACCAAAAACCTCGGGCCGATGGTCATTTTATGCCTTAGGAGAGAACGATCTAGTTAGTTCTGTCACCGACGTTCCGATTCCTTGTTGGTGGAATGAATAAGGGGTTTGAGGCCGGTGGTCTGAGGCAGAAATGAATTCGAGAGCTTTCAATCCGTTGTCAGGTCTTATATGCGTATTGCATCCCACGTGTCTCGTTGTTTCTGAAAACAAACCTCAGCCGCAACCGGTCGAAGCAATTTCTCATGAATTGGATCTTTACCTTCCGAAATCTTCGGCAAGTGAAGAATCTCTTCCTGAATCTCCGGGGACAGCAAGAGCAAGTTCATGATCTGGGTGATCCGCGGTTGCGTGACGTGTGAAAGTCGGGCGAGGTCGGACTGGTCTTCCACGACCCCATTCTGGAGCAGCTCTTGGAAGTGAATCGCAAGTGCCATTAGCTTGGAGACGCGTGGAATACGACCATGGGGAATGGCCACTTCAGGTTGTGGTTCTCGCTCGAGTCGCTTCCGGCCGCGGCTATCGGTATTGAAGTGGAGAACTCTTTTCGTGCTCAGCATGGGGCTAGGCTCTGATCTGGGACGTTGGTGACAGGTTTGCTATTGATAAAGTCGATCTTGATCGAATTATCAGCGGCATTGAACTCAATCCGGCTGACGAGTAGGGCGAGGACACGTTGTTGCTCGCGGGGGCGGAGCGTATCCCATAGTTGGTCAAAGTCATTCAATGCGGCGATAACCTCGTCCTTTTCAATCGATCGCTCAGTTTGCTCGGCTACTTTGCCTCTTAGCCGATTCAACTCCGTCTCGTTCTGATGAATACGCTCATGGAGTCCTGCAATACAGTTGGCGATCGCATTCGAAGGATCAGGTGAATCCGACAGCCGCTGCAGTTCGTTGTGGTCTTTGCTGAGTTGACGGGTGAGATTGGTAATTGACCGCGTAATGCCTTCCCGGTCTTCTTCCAGGAGGGACTTGACTCGATTGAACACCTCCCTCTGAAGATCCTGGTCCTGGGCGATCATCCGAATCTCATCGATGACGGCGCGTTCGATCTCGGTGGCGGGCAAAGAAGGGGTAGGGCAGGAGCTCCGTCCCTTCTTTATGAGTTGAGCACAGCGATAGTACCGGTAGCGCCGATTCCGTTTATTGGTAAACGTGTGGACCATCGCGCTATTGCAGTGTTTACAGAACAGCAGGCCCCGGATGAAGGCGTTGTGCTTGTTACGAATCTGGCCATTAGGTGTACGGCCATTCGCTTTTAGCTGGGTCTGCACATCGTCGAACAAGTCTGCATCAACTATTGGTTCGTGCTCACCGTCGAACACGTCACTCTTATGCTTCACCTTGCCAATGTAGATTGGGTTGGTGAGCAGGGCGTGCAGACTGCACTTGTCGAATGGCTTTCCACCTTTGGGTTTGCCGCGCCTCGTGTGCCAAGTTTTGTTGGGTAATCCGAGGGCTTTCAATTCGTCTACGACCGGAAGCAGGGAGCCAAGTTCGAGATAGAGTTCGTAGATCTGTCTGACCTGGATGGCTTCGCACTGGTTGACGATGAGTTTGGGGCTCCCACCAGAGCGATCGACGTCGTACCCAAGTACCGGCGTGCCCCCGGCCCATTTGCCTTTCCGTCGCTGGGCGGCGATCTTATCCCGGATGCGTTCGCCAATGATTTCTCGCTCGAATTGGGCAAAGCTAAGCAGGATATTGAGGGTCAAACGGCCCATCGAGTGGGTCGTATTAAATTGCTGAGTGACGGAAACGAAAGAAATGTCGTACTGCTCGAAGGTCTCCATCATCCGGGCGAAGTCCATCAAGGAACGAGATAGACGGTCGACTTTATAAACGACCACACAATCGATCTTGCCCGCCTCGATGTCCGCGATGAGCCGTTTCAGCCCGGGGCGTTCGACGTTCCCGCCTGAGAATCCCCCGTCGTTGTATTGTTCAGGCAGGCAGACCCACCCGGCCGATTTCTGACTGACGATGAATGATTCAGCCGACTCGCGTTGTGCATCCAACGAATTGAATTCTGAGTCGAGTCCTTCCTCGGAGGATTTGCGGGTATAGATTGCACATCGAATGGTGTCGGTGTTGTGTTTTTTCGAACTCATAGGTGGTCCTCCAATCGAAAGAAGCGGTATCCGTTGCAGTGGCTGCCTGTGATTGCCTTGGCCACGGCGGAGAGTGATTTGTAACGCTCCCCTTCGTATTCCAATCCGTCTTCCAAGACGCGAACCTCAAGCGACTTGCCCTTGTAGGTGCGGATGATTGAGGTACCGGCTGGTGGCAAACGGGGGTCGGTGGGAGGCATGATCCGCTTCGTCTTGGTGTTGGTCGCGGTAGGCTTTTCTAGCTTTGAATCCCTCGGTGGCGTAACACGAATATCGGCGACGTTCACCAGTTCGGCCGCTCGGTCCTTGGCACGTTGCGACAGCCCTCCGAATTCATTGGCTTGTAGCCGCCAGGCAATTCTTCGGATCAGCCAGCGCTTGTTACGTCCGTTGGTCGCTTCGCCGAATACCGCGGCAAACTTCTCGCGAAGCTCATTGACGGTCATTAGCTCCATCGTGGCGACCTCTTGGTCGATGTTTAACGACATTCATCTTCTCCTGGGTTGAGACTCGTGGGTTTAACACGTGTGTCCAGAGAGCAAGGTTCTGGCGAGGAACTCAAGCGGTCATGGGGAGAAGTGTGGGGATTTGTGCGCAGAGAGTTTAGGTATCGCAAGACGCCACAGGCGAAGAGGCAAACGAGCTCTTCTCGACGCTGTTCTGGTGTTGAGACTTCCGTCAAAATGTGCGACCGCACGATGACCTCCATTTCAGAGCTGACAAGGTAAAGGGAAGGATTCCTCTACCCTCTTAACAACCCAGTCGCGGTTCGAGATGACGAAAGAAGGCACCAAAAAAATCGACGCGGAACTTTTCGGGCAAAAAGGGTTGTGCCTGCTAGCGGCGTTGATATGATAGGACTCGATACATGGACAGTTGTCCACTCTAGAGGTTATCCGGTGCCGGGACGAACGGGCTCCGGGGATATCTGCGGCTCTCCCCGTTTCAAAGCCGCACGCATCCATGGCACGTGCTTCTGCGCTGCTTTCTTTGCCTGATCAATTTGATTTAGTCGCACTGCGTACGTGATGTTCTTGAGGGCATCATGGTTGCGCACTGGGACGTTACGCGCGCTCGGGCAAGAAAACGCCTGTGTCGATGGAATGAGGGTAATATGCACGATGGCTACACGACCCTTTGAACTTAAAACGTCTCTACGGATGATCCCGAATCGCTTGCTGCGTGAGTATCTAGTAAAGCTCGGGCACGTAGAGTTCGCGTCGGAATGGAATGAGCCCAAAGAGAAACAAATTGACCAGCTGTTCAATTACGCACAGATGCTTTCCGATATCGAGCGCGATGAGTTTGAGAGCGGTTTGCACAGCGTGTCCGATCTCGCGTCGGATGCGGGACTGACCGTTCTCTTCCAGGCGGCTAGAGACTACAGTCTGACTGAATTGGTGAATGAAGCACCTGAGGAACTCGGGATCTGGGGCCGGACGATGTGGATCTGGTTGCACTATCCCGGCATCTTCGACAAAGGGCAGATCCTTTTCCAAATCGATCAGATGTCGTTTTGGCGGAAGCGAACAGACTTGCCCAACAATGATTCACCAGACACTTCCGATCCGGCGCTCGAAAATCTGAAGGAAGAGATCACGGACCTACTTCGCGAACAGGGCCGCGGCAAAGACTGCACGATTGACTGGCTCAGACGCGGCGACGTGTTTTATTTCTTCGCCTATCCAGACGACTTCGTATCGAGCGTGTTAGTGCACGATAAGGAAGGGCATCTCGCACCTAAGTCGATCCGGACAACCTTATCGATCGTGTTCGCGTACGATCCGAAACACGAGTCGCTCGAGCTATTTGCGAAGGGGCTGCCCAAACCGGTTAAGGAGCGTCTGGAGAAGATCTTCGCCCAGTCGATCTTGCACTGGAAGCTCAATGACTATGACCCGGACGCCGCATACGATCTCGATCGGCTGAAGTATGTATTTGATGGCTTGAACGTTGAGCCCGCGGATAAGGTCAGTGTACGAATCCGCAAGCTGCGTCTCTCTAGCCTCGTCGATGGGAGGGAAGTCGAAATCAAGATCGATGACGCTGACCCGAACGACACCATTGGCAAGGCAATCCAAGAGGTTATCCGGATTGAGGAGAGACCACTTGCTCAGTGGCAGGTGACACGGGCCTCGTTCTGCTTCATCTTTCATCCCTTAGATGGTCGCAAGCAAGGCCGACAGAGCTTCGATGTGGGATATCCACGATCCTGTTCGCTTCGCAACGCCCGTCCCGAACGCGTCGAATTGATTCAGAAGTACCTCAAGAAGTGGGATATCGACCTTGCAGATCCTCCTAAATACGCTGCTGTCTCGGTGGGAGAGTGTGACTCCAGTGTTCCAGGCCTTGGAGACGATCCACTGGAAGAGTGAAGACTGGGCGTTCGTTGAGAAACATCAGCTTCTTCGCGAAATCGAGTCAGCTGGTTCGACCAATTGCAGTGACTGTAGTCGCCGCTACGAGGTGGAGTACATCTCCGAACGCGGTGGCGGTCTCAATGGCTACATCAACTGCGAAGACTGCGGGCTGGAACGTGTCGAACCAGGTAGGCTCAAGCGATGGGAGATTGATACGACTGCCATGCTGCGCGCCTTCTTCGATGGTCTAAAACTGTCGCTGGATGAGCAGATACCGGACTGCCTTTGGAAGGTCGGACGAGCAAATTGGGCGGGTTATTCTCGCCATGTGTGGTTCGTTCGGTCTCTTCCTGGTGACCACAGTGATGCGGTAGAGATCTTGAAGAGAAACAAGAAGGCGATCGTGTTTGCGCCGACTCAGATCGGTTCAACCCAGTGGCATGAAGTTGCAGGCAGTTTGGTTATCCCACTCGATAGCATAGCTTCGATCAAGGCTGCCAAGCCGGTGCTCAATGTCGAGGAGATTGAGGGGTGGGTCAAAGACACTTGTCCAGCGTCGAAAGAGTCGAAGAACGCAACACCCAAAAGACGAGGATCCCGTCTCAATAGTATCGCCAAGTTGCGAAAGGCCTTGATTGAGCACGTTTTGAACGCTCGGGAGCACGCATATTCCACGAAGGAAATTACCGGGACGCCAAGGTTGCTGCCACGTCCTCAGCAGAAGGAACTCGCCAAACAGCTCGACATGACGACGTCAGATGTCAATCGAGCCCTAAAGGATGATGATGCGGTAGAGCTCAGAATCTACTGGGAACTTGCATTGGATGTGGACCAGATCATGTCGTTCAAAGGACCCATTACTCGAGGACGCAAAACCTAGAAATTGCAGTTTGCTTGATTTCGTGCAACTGCAATTCGAATAATCTGAAACTGCAAATGCCTGCGGTATAGCGACTTAGGTCGACCCGCAGGTTTTTTTGTTTGATTTGCTGCAATTCCGCCGGGGGTTGTCATCGCAAGTTTCGCGGTGGCAATCACCCTCAATACGGAGATTGCAGAAATGAAGGACCGACCCACGTCCGCGGACTTATCGGAGTCCATCACCTCGGAGCCCAAGCCGCTCGATTCGTTCACGCAGGGCTACATACAGAAATGTGCTCGCCAGCTGATTGGTCGCCACGGCTTCACCGACTCAGATCGTGCTGAACTCGAGCAGACACTCTTTCTGAAACTGGCTGGGAAGTTCGACCAAGCCAATCCCGACGATCCGCATT is a window of Bremerella sp. TYQ1 DNA encoding:
- a CDS encoding DUF2924 domain-containing protein: MSLNIDQEVATMELMTVNELREKFAAVFGEATNGRNKRWLIRRIAWRLQANEFGGLSQRAKDRAAELVNVADIRVTPPRDSKLEKPTATNTKTKRIMPPTDPRLPPAGTSIIRTYKGKSLEVRVLEDGLEYEGERYKSLSAVAKAITGSHCNGYRFFRLEDHL
- a CDS encoding DUF262 domain-containing protein, encoding MAKKAQPPSGPSAAPPKDPQPSVDRIDDLARRVLIGDILLPKFQRDLVWKRQQILDLLDSVGLNYPIGSLLLWQSRQELRSENCIADLEIQLPKPDYPVNYLLDGQQRLSTICGALHWNGDDPNSVWNIAYDLRHRQFVHLDSLDDPPQHFVRMNKLADGAGFYKYCATLDSLSAPDKDTLKENADLLFNRFKDYKVATVTLGDMSIQDVAPIFERINSTGTRLTIVDLMRAATWSQDFDLIDSIDDVLAVLESKDFGGIDRKVVLRVMSAAAGGGFSVESIDALRNYDSDVLKAAMDASQAAFEKAVDFLVTQIRIPSDSIVPYANQVVVLAELFRQCPKPSAAQYSAITKWFWRSAISGYFSGWNTGNMSRDKQAVVDFLAGKTSEMEVTAYKPNHMIWQQKVFRADNAHAKTLAIILAHNAPVDLLTGQHIDVSKSLSWTNAKEYHHFFPRDYLKTVGVSANLSNCLANIVMLTSVSNKRITNRPPSDYLKDVQRAGSTNLDRWLASNLISDAAFKAAMADDYQTFIEERSQTIDERVSQLTDW
- a CDS encoding recombinase family protein, whose amino-acid sequence is MSSKKHNTDTIRCAIYTRKSSEEGLDSEFNSLDAQRESAESFIVSQKSAGWVCLPEQYNDGGFSGGNVERPGLKRLIADIEAGKIDCVVVYKVDRLSRSLMDFARMMETFEQYDISFVSVTQQFNTTHSMGRLTLNILLSFAQFEREIIGERIRDKIAAQRRKGKWAGGTPVLGYDVDRSGGSPKLIVNQCEAIQVRQIYELYLELGSLLPVVDELKALGLPNKTWHTRRGKPKGGKPFDKCSLHALLTNPIYIGKVKHKSDVFDGEHEPIVDADLFDDVQTQLKANGRTPNGQIRNKHNAFIRGLLFCKHCNSAMVHTFTNKRNRRYRYYRCAQLIKKGRSSCPTPSLPATEIERAVIDEIRMIAQDQDLQREVFNRVKSLLEEDREGITRSITNLTRQLSKDHNELQRLSDSPDPSNAIANCIAGLHERIHQNETELNRLRGKVAEQTERSIEKDEVIAALNDFDQLWDTLRPREQQRVLALLVSRIEFNAADNSIKIDFINSKPVTNVPDQSLAPC
- a CDS encoding sulfatase, whose protein sequence is MKLPLLFLSYLLLFASTAFAAEQTDAAAKPNILFIFADDWGWGDLSCHGHPYLKTPNIDRLAREGTDFTRFTVASGVCSPSRTAVMTGHFPARYNIDGHFAAVQSNAKRGMPDWLDPKAPTLPKMLQSAGYATAHFGKWHLANNMIPDSPLPKDYGYDEYGAFNCAGQQMPVHEDSAHAIAFIEKHAAAKKPFFINLWMHEPHTPFHTLPKYRRRFPELEDTDNVYASVLSHADDRIGELLATLDRLKLTENTLVIFSSDNGPAGSGRGGKLTTMYDSATGEGFGGGCSVGTTGGRNGRKKSILLGGIGVPFIARWPGRIKAGAINDVSWLSAVDLLPTFCEIAGANLPNGYVPDGMSQLATLQGAELAMRDKPLFWKGIPSRNGPVYSVLDGNWRLLTSMDFEVLELYNVEQDPLEKNNLKSTQPEVAGKLLKKLLAWHATLPEKSNAECFSKYRDRRAGPLPLEVKPLFQFNPSR